The following DNA comes from Sphingomonas flavescens.
CAGCAGGTGATGCACCTTGCGGATCTGACCGAGCACTTCAGGCGTGCCCTCCACTTCCACGGTCCGGTGCAGCTTGTTCAGGCCGAGACCGACGAGCGTCGCCCGCTGCGTCTTGTCGCGGCGGATCGGCGATCCGGTCTGGGTGATCTTGATCTTCGCCATCTTGCGTTACTCCGCGAGCGCTTCGGCCTGGACTTCGGCCTCGGCGGCGCTGACGCCGCTGCGGCCGAGCAGGTCAGCGACCTTTTTGCCGCGGCGCTGCGAAACAGCGCGCGGGCTCGACTGATCCTTGAGCGCCTCGAAGGTCGCACGGATCATGTTGTACGGATTGGACGTCCCGACCGACTTGGTGACGACGTCGTGGACACCCAAGCTCTCGAAGATGGCGCGCATCGGGCCACCCGCGATGATGCCGGTTCCTGCCGGAGCCGTACGGATCGTCACGCGGCCGGCACCGAAGTGGCCGAGGCCGTCATGGTGCAGCGTGCGGCCATCGCGCAGCGGAACGCGGATCATCGCCTTCTTGGCTGCGGCCGTCGCCTTGCTGATCGCTTCCGGCACTTCTCGCGCCTTGCCGTGACCGAAGCCGGCGCGGCCCTTGCCGTCGCCAACGACGACGAGCGCGGCGAAACCGAAGCGCTTGCCGCCCTTCACGGTCTTGGAGACGCGGTTGATGTGGACGAGCTTTTCGATCAGCTCTTCGCCACCGTCGTCGTCGCCACCACGGCCGCCACGGCGGTCGTCACGACGTCCGCGGCCACCGCCACGATTGTCGCGGCCGCCACCCGGTCCGCCACGGCCGCGGCCGCCACGCGGGCCACGGCCCTGCGTCTGCTGCTCTTCGGCCTGCGCCGGGGTAGCGTCGGCAACCGCCGCCGTTTCGGCGGGGGCAGTGTTCACTTCGTTGGTCTGGTTTTCGTCAGCCATTTAAAACTCCAGTCCGCCTTCGCGGGCAGCGTCGGCGAGGGCCTTCACGCGGCCATGGAAGAGGAAGCCGCCACGGTCGAACACGACGGTCGACACGCCGGCCTTCTTGGCGCGCTCGGCGATCGCCTTGCCGACGGCAATGGCGCTGTCCTTGGTCGCGCCGGTCTTGCCCTTAACGTCCTTGTCCAGGGTCGAAGCCGAAGCGAGCGTCTTGCCCGCCGCGTCGTCGATGATCTGGGCGTAGATGTGGCGGCCGGAACGGTGCACCGAAAGCCGCGCCTTGCCCGAGGAACGCGCGCGGAGCGCAGTGCGCACCCGGCGACGACGGCGGTCGAATAGAGAAAGGTTCGCCATGGCTTACTTCTTCTTGCCTTCTTTGCGGAAGATGAACTCGCCGCGATACTTGATGCCCTTGCCCTTGTACGGCTCCGGCTTGCGCCAGCGACGGATCTCGGCCGCGACCTGACCGACCTTCTGCCGGTCGATGCCGCTGATCTCGACGGTGTTCTGGTCGGGAGTCTTGACCTCGACGCCTTCCGGCACCGGAAAGTTCACGTCGTGGCTGTAACCGAGCTGAAGGCGCAGGTTCTTGCCCTGGGCCTGTGCGCGGTAGCCGACGCCGGTGATTTCCAGCACCTTGGTGAAGCCCTCGGTCACGCCGGTGACGAGATTCTGCACGTTGGTGCGGGTCATGCCCCAGGCAGCGCGGTTGCGCTGGGCCTGGGTGAGCGGCGTAACGCGGATCTCGCCGTCGGCGATCTCATACTTCACGAGGTCGTCGAGCAGCTGCATCGACAGCGTGCCCTTCGGACCTTTGACGGTCAGGGTCTGGCCCTCGACGGTAGCCGTGACGCCTGACGGCATCGGGACCGGCTTTTTGCCAATGCGGGACATTAGAATACCTCCGCCAGGACTTCGCCGCCGACGTTCTGGTCGCGCGCTTCAGCGTCCGACAGCACGCCGCGCGGGGTCGACACGATGATCGTGCCGAGGCCGTTGCGGATGCGCGGAAGCTCGCGGGCGGCCGAATAGACGCGGCGGCCGGGCTTCGAGACGCGGGCCAGATGCTGGATCGCGGGCTGGCCCTCGAAATACTTCAGCTCGATCCGCAGGCCCTTCTGGCCGGCGA
Coding sequences within:
- the rpmD gene encoding 50S ribosomal protein L30; amino-acid sequence: MAKIKITQTGSPIRRDKTQRATLVGLGLNKLHRTVEVEGTPEVLGQIRKVHHLLSVEEAA
- the rpsE gene encoding 30S ribosomal protein S5, which produces MADENQTNEVNTAPAETAAVADATPAQAEEQQTQGRGPRGGRGRGGPGGGRDNRGGGRGRRDDRRGGRGGDDDGGEELIEKLVHINRVSKTVKGGKRFGFAALVVVGDGKGRAGFGHGKAREVPEAISKATAAAKKAMIRVPLRDGRTLHHDGLGHFGAGRVTIRTAPAGTGIIAGGPMRAIFESLGVHDVVTKSVGTSNPYNMIRATFEALKDQSSPRAVSQRRGKKVADLLGRSGVSAAEAEVQAEALAE
- the rplR gene encoding 50S ribosomal protein L18; the protein is MANLSLFDRRRRRVRTALRARSSGKARLSVHRSGRHIYAQIIDDAAGKTLASASTLDKDVKGKTGATKDSAIAVGKAIAERAKKAGVSTVVFDRGGFLFHGRVKALADAAREGGLEF
- the rplF gene encoding 50S ribosomal protein L6; the encoded protein is MSRIGKKPVPMPSGVTATVEGQTLTVKGPKGTLSMQLLDDLVKYEIADGEIRVTPLTQAQRNRAAWGMTRTNVQNLVTGVTEGFTKVLEITGVGYRAQAQGKNLRLQLGYSHDVNFPVPEGVEVKTPDQNTVEISGIDRQKVGQVAAEIRRWRKPEPYKGKGIKYRGEFIFRKEGKKK
- the rpsH gene encoding 30S ribosomal protein S8, whose product is MAMTDPLGDLLTRIRNGQQAKKDSVLTPASNLRIRVLDVLQREGYIRGYSEETLAGQKGLRIELKYFEGQPAIQHLARVSKPGRRVYSAARELPRIRNGLGTIIVSTPRGVLSDAEARDQNVGGEVLAEVF